From one Macaca nemestrina isolate mMacNem1 chromosome 3, mMacNem.hap1, whole genome shotgun sequence genomic stretch:
- the LOC105487877 gene encoding uncharacterized protein — MSNEEPNVNPQDGGEIVSRSCQRSSRKPLPSQAQRPRRKKWFHGPDPWSLCSVQPRDLVLCVQATLAITERGQHRARTVASEGASPEPWQLPRGVEPVSAQKSRIGFRESLPSFQKMCGNAWMHRQKFAAGAGLSWRTSARAVCKGNVGSEPRAPAGTLPSGAVSRGPLSSRPQNGRSTDSLHCVPRRAADTQHQPVKAAGREAAPCRATGAELPKTMGTHPA; from the coding sequence atgagtaatgaggagccgaatgttaatccccaagacggTGGGGAAATTGTCTCCAGgtcatgtcagaggtcttcacggaagcccctcccatcacaggcccagaggcctaggaggaaaaagtggtttcatgggccagatCCATGGTccctgtgctctgtgcagcctagaGACTTGGTACTCTGCGTCCAAGCCACTCTAGCCATtactgaaaggggccaacatagagctcggACCGTGGcctcagagggtgcaagccccgagccttggcagcttccacgtggtgttgagcctgtgagtgcacagaagtcaagaattgggttTAGGGAATCTCTGCCTAGCTTTCAgaagatgtgtggaaatgcctggatgcacagacagaagtttgctgcaggggctgggctctcatggagaacctctgctagggcagtgtgcaagggaaatgtggggtcggagcccAGAGCCCCtgctgggacactgcctagtggtgCTGTGAGCAGAGGCCcgctgtcctccagaccccagaatggtagatccactgacagcttgcattgTGTGCCTAGAagagctgcagacactcaacatcagcctgtgaaagcagctgggagggaggctgcaccctgcagagccacaggggcagagctgcccaagactatgggaacccaTCCAGCGTGA